One Azospirillum sp. TSA2s genomic region harbors:
- a CDS encoding circularly permuted type 2 ATP-grasp protein, with protein sequence MPPVPFTQGSLFGEADAIGYGSGQVYDEMVNGQGRLRPHWQTFMSTLGPLDAEQMAQRWEEARRLLHQNGVTYNIYGDPNGMERPWPLDMMPLLLPAHEWKAIESGLIQRASLLNAILTDLYGPQTLTRYGRLPPSVIHADPGFRRAVHGIRVPNDVHLHFYAVDLARAPDGRWWVLSDRTQAPSGSGYALENRAVIAKVLPDSFRHCQVERLTGFFDTFKETLLSIAPRNGGAGRLPRVVLLTPGPYNETYFEHVYLARYLGLTLVEGADLTVRDRTVYLKTLSGLEQVDVILRRLDADFADPLEMRADSSLGVAGLIEAVRAGYVVMANALGSGLMESMAMKSSLPTLCRHLLGEELRLPGVASWWCGNDAERAYVIDHLDGLVVKPAFPSLSFEPIFGAQLSAAERSVLVERIKRRPWYFVAQEQMALSTAPVWQDGRLQPRPLVLRVFLCATPSGGYAVMPGGLTRVSSESGRLVVSMQSGGGSKDTWILAPRRADVASTQPRPALATEPTASGARPSANDLPSRVADGLYWLGRYAERAEGALRLLRATQGRLIDSNMPGATLQLRPLLDLLSSQSMIPAEMARVTESGANRGLREALHAAVTDPDHPNSLRSQVLRLHRTAYSVRDRLSMDMWRVVSAIDRQTQPPKGRMDAASLLLRLDDVMITLAAFSGLEQESMTRGAGWRFLDIGRRIERSLHMIALMRGVHVADLDREDEPVQAATLSVLLELGESVMTYRARHLTSVLRTPVLDLLLGEEANPRALAFQLVALDRHMRALPSQGVGTGTDPTGGALAIVAAARNSLERTDAMASGEGLRTLLDTLAMSLPDVSNFLAHAYFSHAFARSA encoded by the coding sequence ATGCCGCCGGTTCCCTTCACCCAGGGATCGCTGTTCGGCGAGGCCGACGCCATCGGCTATGGCTCGGGCCAGGTCTATGACGAGATGGTGAACGGCCAGGGCCGGCTTCGGCCGCACTGGCAGACCTTCATGAGCACGCTTGGCCCCCTCGACGCCGAACAGATGGCGCAACGCTGGGAGGAGGCGCGGCGGCTGCTGCACCAGAACGGCGTCACCTACAACATCTACGGCGATCCCAATGGGATGGAGCGGCCATGGCCGCTCGACATGATGCCGCTTCTGCTGCCGGCCCATGAATGGAAGGCCATCGAATCGGGGTTGATCCAGCGGGCGTCGTTGCTGAACGCCATCCTGACCGACCTGTACGGGCCGCAGACGCTGACCCGTTACGGCCGGCTGCCGCCGTCCGTGATCCATGCCGACCCTGGCTTCCGCCGCGCGGTCCACGGCATCCGGGTGCCGAACGACGTGCATCTGCATTTCTACGCCGTCGACCTCGCCCGCGCCCCCGACGGGCGCTGGTGGGTGCTGTCCGACCGCACCCAGGCGCCGAGCGGCAGCGGCTATGCGCTGGAAAACCGCGCGGTGATCGCCAAGGTGCTGCCCGACAGCTTCCGCCATTGCCAGGTGGAGCGGCTGACCGGCTTCTTCGACACCTTCAAGGAAACCCTGCTGTCCATCGCGCCGCGGAACGGCGGCGCCGGCCGGTTGCCGCGCGTGGTCCTGCTGACCCCGGGTCCCTACAACGAGACCTATTTCGAGCACGTCTATCTCGCCCGCTACCTCGGCCTGACGCTGGTGGAGGGGGCGGACCTGACGGTGCGCGACCGGACCGTCTATCTCAAGACCCTGTCGGGGCTGGAGCAGGTCGACGTGATCCTGCGCCGGCTCGACGCCGATTTCGCCGATCCGCTGGAGATGCGCGCCGACAGCTCGCTCGGCGTCGCCGGGCTGATCGAGGCGGTGCGGGCCGGCTATGTCGTGATGGCCAACGCGCTGGGCTCCGGCCTGATGGAATCGATGGCGATGAAGTCGTCGCTGCCGACGCTCTGCCGCCATCTGTTGGGGGAGGAGCTGCGGCTGCCCGGCGTCGCCAGCTGGTGGTGCGGCAACGACGCGGAACGCGCCTACGTCATCGACCATCTCGACGGGCTGGTGGTCAAGCCGGCCTTCCCGTCGCTGTCCTTCGAGCCGATCTTCGGCGCCCAGTTGTCGGCTGCCGAGCGCTCCGTCCTTGTCGAGCGGATCAAGCGCCGCCCCTGGTATTTCGTGGCGCAGGAGCAGATGGCGCTCTCCACCGCACCGGTCTGGCAGGATGGCCGGCTGCAGCCGCGCCCGCTGGTGCTGCGCGTCTTCCTCTGCGCCACCCCCAGCGGCGGCTACGCGGTGATGCCCGGCGGCCTGACCCGCGTGTCGAGCGAATCCGGCCGTCTGGTGGTGTCGATGCAGAGCGGCGGCGGCAGCAAGGACACCTGGATCCTGGCGCCGCGCCGGGCCGACGTCGCCTCCACCCAGCCGCGCCCGGCGCTGGCGACGGAGCCGACGGCCAGCGGCGCCCGCCCGTCCGCCAACGACCTCCCCAGCCGCGTCGCCGACGGGCTCTATTGGCTCGGCCGCTATGCCGAGCGGGCGGAGGGCGCTTTGCGCCTGCTGCGCGCCACCCAGGGTCGGCTGATCGACAGCAACATGCCGGGTGCCACCCTGCAGCTTCGCCCGTTGCTCGACCTGCTCAGTTCGCAGAGCATGATTCCGGCGGAGATGGCGCGGGTGACGGAGAGCGGCGCCAACCGCGGCCTGCGCGAGGCGCTGCACGCGGCGGTGACAGACCCCGACCATCCCAACAGCCTGCGTTCCCAGGTGCTTCGCCTGCACCGCACCGCCTATTCGGTGCGCGACCGCCTGTCGATGGACATGTGGCGGGTGGTTTCGGCGATCGACCGCCAGACCCAGCCGCCGAAGGGACGGATGGACGCGGCCTCGCTGCTGCTGCGGCTGGACGACGTGATGATCACGCTGGCCGCCTTTTCCGGCCTCGAGCAGGAAAGCATGACGCGGGGCGCCGGCTGGCGCTTCCTCGACATCGGACGGCGGATCGAACGCTCGCTGCACATGATCGCGCTGATGCGCGGGGTCCATGTCGCCGACCTGGACCGAGAGGACGAGCCGGTGCAGGCCGCCACCCTGTCGGTGCTGCTGGAACTGGGCGAGAGCGTGATGACCTACCGCGCGCGCCACCTGACCAGCGTGCTGCGCACACCCGTGCTCGACCTGCTGCTGGGGGAGGAGGCGAATCCCCGCGCGCTGGCTTTCCAGCTTGTGGCGCTGGACCGTCACATGCGGGCGCTGCCCAGCCAGGGCGTCGGCACCGGGACGGACCCGACCGGCGGCGCGCTGGCCATCGTCGCCGCCGCACGCAACAGCCTGGAACGGACCGACGCGATGGCGTCCGGCGAGGGGTTGCGCACGCTGCTCGACACGCTGGCGATGTCGTTGCCCGATGTGTCCAATTTCCTGGCGCACGCCTATTTCAGCCATGCCTTCGCACGATCGGCCTGA
- a CDS encoding di-heme-cytochrome C peroxidase, protein MKLPFYATLAATALMLSSCAEPPQPPRPVPVKPPVEVNGLWYLDQGWSDEARQWYYNTTQGSQIMRYDWFMALEDPQTKQPFVKSITRYGYAAGTASSWNPDLLPVGFVKDTDPDKTTWFGMTCAACHTGDVTVNGKTMRIDGAVTTGDLYGFISGLSGAVHTTVTSDAAFQPFATRVLGAGATDQQKLALYNDLKAFDQSFAAFVAASTPDTPWGSMRTDAFGMIFNRVSAIDLNLPKNNRAPNAPVSYPFLWDAPHQPRVQWNGLLPNATAFDALGRNAGEVLGVFGKVALKPPADAAHYYYKSTVRGRNLVDMENQLRKLRSPVWPDSLAGNVDIVKAAAGETIYKESCQSCHAVLPRGETYTTAPIEMVPLFNWAKPDDAKAVIAAFGTICTKGVDAAVSAGMVTVNYAADPKMAVDALCRQVDTGVLANVAMPPQLLGGKPLKNPDLAANLLSNAVIGAIFGDLVREQGLLADLLKGDNAPAPWLTASAPAGWSPESQTKGGTLDTTPFVKPGARMTADHQKVIAALTGRGESKPTVGAVPAGGRAAKAAAAPPKSTSGGATADEEALAGTIKQLLAYKARPLDGVWATAPFMHNGSVPNLYEMLLPASQRSVTFRMGSTSIDPVKVGVDSSAKDATFVYDTTKPGNHNSGHEFGAGLTDDQRWQLVEYLKTL, encoded by the coding sequence ATGAAGCTGCCCTTCTACGCGACGCTGGCGGCCACTGCGCTGATGCTCAGCTCCTGCGCCGAGCCGCCGCAGCCGCCGCGTCCGGTGCCGGTCAAGCCGCCGGTCGAGGTCAACGGGCTGTGGTACCTGGACCAGGGTTGGTCGGACGAGGCCCGCCAGTGGTACTACAACACCACGCAGGGCTCGCAGATCATGCGCTATGACTGGTTCATGGCGTTGGAGGATCCGCAGACCAAGCAGCCCTTCGTCAAGAGCATCACCCGCTACGGCTATGCCGCCGGCACGGCCAGCAGCTGGAACCCCGATCTGCTGCCGGTCGGCTTCGTCAAGGACACCGATCCCGACAAGACCACTTGGTTCGGCATGACCTGCGCCGCCTGCCACACCGGCGACGTGACGGTGAACGGCAAGACCATGCGCATCGACGGCGCGGTCACCACCGGCGACCTCTATGGCTTCATCAGCGGGCTGAGCGGCGCGGTCCACACCACCGTGACCAGCGACGCGGCCTTCCAGCCCTTCGCCACCCGCGTGCTGGGCGCCGGCGCCACCGATCAGCAGAAGCTGGCGCTGTACAACGACCTGAAGGCCTTCGACCAGTCCTTCGCCGCCTTCGTCGCCGCCAGCACCCCGGACACGCCCTGGGGGTCGATGCGCACCGACGCCTTCGGCATGATCTTCAACCGGGTTTCGGCCATCGACCTGAACCTGCCCAAGAACAACCGCGCGCCGAACGCCCCGGTCAGCTATCCCTTCCTGTGGGATGCGCCGCACCAGCCGCGGGTGCAATGGAACGGCCTGCTGCCGAACGCCACCGCCTTCGACGCGCTGGGCCGCAATGCCGGCGAGGTTCTGGGCGTGTTCGGCAAGGTGGCGCTGAAGCCGCCGGCCGACGCCGCGCATTACTATTACAAGTCGACGGTCCGCGGCCGGAATCTGGTCGACATGGAAAACCAGCTGCGCAAGCTGCGCTCGCCGGTGTGGCCGGACAGCCTTGCCGGCAATGTCGACATCGTCAAGGCGGCGGCCGGCGAGACGATCTACAAGGAAAGCTGCCAGAGCTGCCACGCCGTCCTGCCGCGCGGCGAAACCTACACCACCGCGCCGATCGAGATGGTGCCGCTGTTCAACTGGGCGAAGCCTGACGATGCCAAGGCGGTGATCGCGGCCTTCGGCACGATCTGCACCAAGGGCGTCGATGCCGCCGTCTCCGCCGGGATGGTGACGGTCAATTATGCCGCCGATCCGAAGATGGCGGTCGACGCGCTGTGCCGTCAGGTCGATACCGGCGTCCTCGCCAACGTCGCCATGCCGCCGCAGCTGCTGGGCGGCAAGCCGCTGAAGAACCCGGATCTGGCGGCGAACCTGCTGTCCAACGCGGTGATCGGCGCGATCTTCGGCGATCTGGTGCGTGAACAGGGCCTGCTGGCCGACCTGCTCAAGGGTGACAACGCCCCGGCGCCGTGGCTGACCGCCAGCGCGCCGGCCGGCTGGTCGCCCGAATCGCAGACGAAGGGCGGCACGCTCGACACCACGCCCTTCGTGAAGCCGGGCGCCAGGATGACCGCCGACCACCAGAAGGTGATCGCCGCCCTGACCGGCCGCGGCGAGAGCAAGCCGACCGTCGGCGCGGTTCCCGCCGGTGGCCGTGCGGCGAAGGCGGCTGCCGCTCCGCCGAAGTCCACCTCCGGCGGGGCGACCGCCGACGAGGAGGCGCTGGCCGGCACCATCAAGCAGCTGCTGGCCTACAAGGCGCGTCCGCTGGACGGCGTGTGGGCTACGGCGCCCTTCATGCACAACGGGTCGGTGCCCAACCTGTATGAGATGCTGCTGCCGGCGTCCCAGCGGTCGGTGACCTTCCGCATGGGCAGCACCTCCATCGACCCGGTCAAGGTCGGCGTGGATTCCTCCGCCAAGGATGCCACCTTCGTCTATGACACGACGAAGCCCGGCAACCACAACAGCGGCCACGAATTCGGCGCCGGCCTGACCGACGACCAGCGTTGGCAGCTGGTGGAATACCTGAAGACGCTCTGA
- a CDS encoding DUF2126 domain-containing protein — translation MAIHVALNHKTIYRYDRPVSLGPQIIRLRPAPHCRTPILSYSLKVTPKQHFLNWQQDPQSNFQARFVFPEKTREFIVEVDLVAEIAAINPFDFFLEEKASHIPFAYEDWLQRELRPYLETEEPGPELIAYLRDIPRERTPTIDFLVAVNQRLQQDIGYVIRMEPGIQSCAETLTRRTGSCRDSAWLLVQILRHLGLATRFVSGYLIQLTADQKALDGPSGPESDFTDLHAWVEVFLPGAGWVGLDPTSGLLAGEGHIPLACTPDASSAAPISGLVDEAEVEFGHEMSVTRIYEAPRVTKPYTPQQWAAIEALGHRVDEDLKAEDVRLTMGGEPTFVSIDDMDGAEWNTTALGPQKRKMAADLIHRLMARFAPGGLLHFGQGKWYPGESLPRWAMTLYWRRDGGALWANSDLLAREDTDYGHTAQDAGVFLMTLAKRLGLDPNLVLGAYEDPWHYLRKESQLPVNVDPLNSRLDDKEERERLTRVFTSGLNEPVGFVMPINRRMTQQGPVWLSSTWPLRQEKLLLIPGDSPVGYRLPLGSLPWVSKSDYPYAWETDPFEDRGPLPPHPVQRRQEIRGAVQESDRGVHTDKRIAQRQRIMAEIRDELPEQGKSAWWVVRTALSCEARNGRLHLFMPPMSTLEDYLAMLVEIEATAVELEMPVVIEGYQPPKDPRLNSMAVTPDPGVIEVNIHPAHSWDDLVRNTIALYEDARQSRLGAEKFMIDGRHCGTGGGNHVVMGGATAADSPFLRRPDLLRSLITYWQNHPALSYVFSGLFIGPTSQAPRVDEARDDQLYELEIAFNQIDQAAASGNCPPWLVDRVLRNLLVDVQGNTHRAEFCIDKLYSPDSSTGRLGLVEFRAFEMPPHAEMSLTQQLLMRALVARFWKHPYKGKLVRWGTELHDRFMLPHFVQQDMADVLQDLRDHGYPLEDSWFAPHFNFRFPVYGHVSQRGITMELRMALEPWHVLGEEPGGGGTVRYVDSSVERVQVRVTGLIDARHVITCNGRRVPLIPTGVEGEFVGGVRYRAWQPPSCLHPTIPVHTPLIFDILDSWAGRSIGGCTYHVMHPGGRNYETFPVNANEAEGRRLARFFPFGHTPGPMNAPTEERNPQFPMTLDLRRG, via the coding sequence ATGGCGATCCACGTCGCGCTGAACCATAAGACGATCTATCGTTACGACCGGCCGGTGTCGCTCGGCCCACAGATCATCCGGTTGCGGCCGGCGCCCCATTGCCGGACACCGATCCTCAGCTACTCCCTGAAGGTCACGCCCAAACAGCATTTCCTGAACTGGCAGCAGGATCCGCAATCGAACTTCCAGGCCCGCTTCGTCTTTCCGGAAAAGACGCGCGAGTTCATCGTCGAGGTCGATCTGGTCGCCGAGATCGCCGCGATCAACCCCTTCGACTTCTTCCTGGAGGAGAAGGCGAGCCACATCCCCTTCGCCTACGAAGACTGGCTGCAGCGCGAGCTGCGCCCGTACCTGGAGACGGAGGAGCCGGGGCCGGAACTGATCGCCTATCTGAGGGACATTCCGCGGGAAAGGACGCCGACCATCGATTTCCTGGTCGCGGTCAACCAGCGGCTGCAGCAGGACATCGGCTATGTCATCCGGATGGAGCCGGGCATCCAGAGCTGTGCGGAGACGCTGACCAGGCGCACCGGCTCCTGCCGCGATTCGGCGTGGCTGCTGGTGCAGATCCTGCGTCACCTGGGTCTGGCCACCCGCTTCGTCTCCGGCTACCTGATCCAGCTGACCGCCGACCAGAAGGCGCTCGACGGCCCGTCGGGTCCGGAGAGCGACTTCACCGACCTGCATGCCTGGGTGGAGGTGTTCCTGCCCGGCGCCGGCTGGGTCGGGCTGGACCCCACCTCCGGCCTGCTGGCGGGCGAGGGGCACATTCCGCTGGCCTGCACGCCGGACGCCTCCTCCGCCGCCCCGATTTCCGGCCTCGTCGACGAGGCCGAGGTCGAATTCGGCCATGAGATGTCGGTCACCCGCATCTACGAGGCACCGCGCGTCACCAAGCCCTACACCCCACAGCAATGGGCGGCGATCGAAGCGCTGGGCCACCGCGTCGACGAGGATCTGAAGGCCGAGGACGTCCGCCTGACCATGGGTGGCGAGCCGACCTTCGTCTCCATCGACGACATGGACGGCGCCGAGTGGAACACCACCGCGCTGGGTCCCCAGAAGCGCAAGATGGCTGCCGATCTGATCCACCGGCTGATGGCACGCTTCGCTCCCGGCGGCCTGCTGCATTTCGGCCAGGGCAAATGGTATCCCGGCGAATCGCTGCCGCGCTGGGCGATGACGCTCTACTGGCGCCGCGACGGCGGGGCGCTGTGGGCCAACAGCGACCTGCTGGCGCGCGAGGACACCGATTACGGCCACACCGCCCAGGATGCCGGCGTGTTCCTGATGACGCTGGCGAAGCGGCTGGGCCTGGACCCCAACCTCGTGCTCGGCGCCTATGAGGATCCCTGGCATTACTTGCGCAAGGAATCGCAGCTTCCGGTCAATGTCGATCCGCTGAACAGCAGGCTCGACGACAAGGAGGAGCGCGAGCGGCTGACCCGCGTCTTCACCAGCGGCCTGAACGAGCCGGTGGGCTTCGTCATGCCGATCAACCGCCGCATGACCCAGCAGGGGCCGGTCTGGCTGTCCAGCACATGGCCGCTGCGCCAGGAGAAGCTGCTGCTGATCCCCGGCGACAGCCCGGTTGGCTACCGCCTGCCGCTGGGCTCCCTGCCCTGGGTGTCGAAGTCCGACTATCCCTATGCCTGGGAAACCGATCCGTTCGAGGATCGCGGCCCGCTTCCTCCGCATCCGGTCCAACGCCGGCAGGAGATCCGCGGTGCCGTCCAGGAATCCGACCGAGGCGTCCACACCGACAAGCGGATCGCCCAGCGCCAGCGCATCATGGCGGAGATCCGCGACGAACTGCCTGAACAGGGCAAGTCGGCCTGGTGGGTGGTGCGCACCGCCCTGAGCTGCGAGGCGCGCAACGGCCGCCTGCACCTGTTCATGCCGCCGATGAGCACGCTGGAGGACTATCTGGCGATGCTGGTGGAGATCGAGGCAACGGCGGTCGAACTGGAGATGCCGGTCGTCATTGAGGGCTATCAGCCGCCGAAGGACCCGCGCCTGAACTCCATGGCCGTCACCCCCGACCCCGGCGTGATCGAGGTGAACATCCACCCCGCCCACAGCTGGGACGATCTGGTGCGCAACACCATCGCCCTGTACGAGGATGCGCGCCAGTCCCGCCTGGGGGCGGAGAAGTTCATGATCGACGGGCGCCATTGCGGCACCGGCGGCGGCAACCATGTGGTGATGGGCGGCGCCACCGCGGCCGACAGCCCCTTCCTGCGCCGGCCCGACCTGCTGCGCAGCCTCATCACCTATTGGCAGAACCACCCTGCCCTGTCCTACGTCTTCTCCGGCCTGTTCATCGGCCCGACCAGTCAGGCTCCGCGCGTGGACGAGGCGCGCGACGACCAGCTCTATGAGCTGGAGATCGCCTTCAACCAGATCGATCAGGCGGCGGCGAGCGGCAACTGCCCGCCCTGGCTGGTCGACCGGGTGCTGCGCAACCTGCTGGTCGATGTGCAGGGCAACACCCACCGGGCGGAGTTCTGCATCGACAAGCTCTATTCGCCGGACAGCTCCACCGGCCGCCTCGGCCTTGTCGAGTTCCGCGCCTTCGAGATGCCACCGCATGCGGAGATGAGCCTGACCCAGCAGCTTCTGATGCGGGCGCTGGTCGCGCGCTTCTGGAAGCATCCCTACAAGGGCAAGCTGGTCCGCTGGGGCACCGAACTGCACGACCGCTTCATGCTGCCGCACTTCGTCCAGCAGGACATGGCCGACGTGCTGCAGGACCTGCGCGATCACGGCTATCCGCTGGAGGACAGCTGGTTCGCGCCGCACTTCAACTTCCGTTTCCCGGTCTACGGCCATGTCAGCCAGCGCGGCATCACCATGGAACTGCGCATGGCGCTGGAGCCCTGGCATGTCCTGGGCGAGGAGCCGGGCGGCGGCGGCACGGTGCGCTATGTCGACAGCTCGGTGGAGCGGGTGCAGGTCCGCGTCACCGGCCTGATCGACGCCCGCCACGTCATCACCTGCAACGGCCGGCGGGTGCCGCTGATCCCGACCGGGGTGGAGGGCGAGTTCGTCGGCGGCGTGCGCTATCGCGCGTGGCAGCCGCCGTCCTGCCTGCACCCGACGATTCCCGTCCACACCCCGCTGATCTTCGACATCTTGGATAGTTGGGCCGGCCGGTCGATCGGCGGCTGCACCTATCACGTCATGCATCCGGGCGGCCGCAACTACGAGACCTTCCCGGTCAACGCCAACGAGGCGGAGGGCCGCCGCTTGGCCCGCTTCTTCCCCTTCGGCCATACCCCCGGCCCGATGAACGCCCCCACGGAGGAACGCAATCCGCAGTTCCCGATGACCCTGGATCTGCGGCGGGGGTGA
- a CDS encoding lysozyme inhibitor LprI family protein, protein MRALSLVGGFLAAGSLFAVMAAVPALSAPVDTPPPEAAAPEAAARGCEAAETPTAQLMCGDAKLAAAGAAMDAALAALGATTDDSGRAAIDDSQTVWRAKRDESCPVTAADLADAKLAKTRADCLARVIRKRTAALEAERQSRSRPVGDLPLSVTGAAARRFAAPQPPVPPISRKVSLETLAGRWAKADPGDRTAIDDCRSSYLDIGTDRSLHAVEPRLQLFPLDGTLAADSDPVQGVALLPAAPVDGARPEATAGTAPGNRAPLATLRLLPADSPRFDRLILRMEPPASFAAEFVRCR, encoded by the coding sequence ATGCGCGCCCTGTCCCTGGTTGGCGGTTTCCTGGCTGCCGGCTCCCTGTTCGCGGTGATGGCCGCGGTCCCGGCTCTTTCGGCTCCGGTGGACACTCCCCCGCCGGAGGCCGCCGCTCCCGAGGCGGCGGCGCGCGGCTGCGAGGCGGCGGAGACGCCCACCGCGCAGCTGATGTGCGGCGATGCGAAGCTGGCGGCGGCCGGTGCGGCGATGGATGCGGCGCTGGCGGCCCTTGGCGCCACCACCGACGACAGCGGCCGTGCGGCGATCGACGACAGCCAGACCGTCTGGCGGGCAAAGCGGGACGAATCCTGTCCGGTGACCGCGGCCGATCTGGCCGACGCGAAATTGGCAAAGACGCGCGCGGATTGCCTGGCGCGTGTCATCCGCAAGCGCACGGCGGCGCTGGAGGCGGAGCGGCAGTCCCGGTCCCGGCCGGTCGGCGATCTGCCGCTGTCCGTCACTGGCGCCGCGGCCCGCCGGTTCGCCGCACCCCAGCCGCCGGTGCCGCCGATCAGCCGCAAGGTCTCGCTGGAGACTCTGGCCGGCCGCTGGGCCAAGGCCGATCCGGGCGACCGCACCGCCATCGACGATTGCCGAAGCTCCTATCTGGACATCGGCACCGACCGCAGCCTCCACGCCGTGGAGCCGCGGCTGCAGTTGTTCCCGTTGGATGGCACCCTGGCGGCCGACAGCGACCCGGTGCAGGGGGTGGCGCTTCTGCCGGCCGCTCCGGTGGACGGTGCTCGGCCCGAGGCAACGGCGGGCACTGCGCCAGGAAACCGGGCACCGCTGGCGACCCTGCGGCTTCTGCCGGCCGATTCACCGCGTTTCGACCGGCTGATCCTGCGCATGGAACCGCCGGCCAGCTTCGCGGCGGAATTCGTCCGCTGCCGCTGA
- a CDS encoding SDR family oxidoreductase gives MSPFINLDGKRALVTSGTRGAGAATVALFRELGARVLTAARSRPDGMDEAMFVSADLTTPDGCAKLAAAARERLGGIDVIVHMLGGSSAPTGGFAALNDEVWSRELDLNLMPAIRLDRKLVPEMVAQGHGVVIHVTSIQRELPLPQSTTAYAAAKAALSTYSKSLSKEVSPKGVRVVRVSPGWIETEAAVHFAERLAKDAGTDYEGGKRIIMDSLGGIPIGRPSKPDEVANLIAFLASDRAGTITGTEYVIDGGTIPTV, from the coding sequence ATGAGCCCCTTCATCAATCTGGACGGCAAGCGAGCGCTCGTCACATCGGGCACACGGGGCGCTGGTGCGGCCACCGTCGCGCTGTTTCGCGAACTCGGGGCCCGTGTGCTGACTGCGGCCCGCTCGCGTCCGGACGGGATGGACGAGGCGATGTTCGTCTCCGCGGATCTGACGACCCCGGACGGGTGTGCCAAGCTCGCGGCGGCGGCGCGCGAACGCTTGGGCGGGATCGACGTCATCGTTCACATGCTGGGTGGTTCCTCCGCTCCCACAGGCGGATTCGCTGCGTTGAACGACGAAGTCTGGAGCAGGGAACTCGATCTGAATCTGATGCCCGCCATCCGGCTCGACCGCAAGCTTGTGCCGGAGATGGTGGCTCAGGGCCATGGCGTGGTCATTCACGTGACCTCGATACAGCGCGAGCTGCCCTTGCCGCAGTCGACCACAGCCTATGCCGCAGCAAAGGCCGCGCTCTCGACCTACAGCAAGAGCCTGTCGAAGGAGGTCTCACCCAAGGGCGTACGCGTGGTGCGCGTTTCGCCCGGCTGGATCGAGACCGAGGCCGCGGTCCATTTCGCCGAGCGGCTCGCGAAGGACGCCGGCACCGACTATGAAGGCGGCAAGCGGATCATCATGGACTCGCTCGGCGGCATTCCCATCGGGAGGCCATCGAAGCCGGACGAAGTCGCCAACCTGATCGCGTTCCTCGCATCCGACCGTGCCGGGACCATAACCGGCACCGAATACGTCATCGACGGCGGTACCATTCCAACCGTGTGA
- a CDS encoding nuclear transport factor 2 family protein translates to MTLPSPVLAYIDADGRNDGVALIDAFTPDAAVKDEDGTHFGKKAIGAWWRAAKAKYQHVIEPLESTEDGQTTRVLMNVAGQFPGSPARMVFAFRVEGSRIAGLEINP, encoded by the coding sequence ATGACACTCCCTTCACCGGTCTTGGCCTACATCGATGCAGACGGAAGGAACGACGGCGTGGCGCTGATCGATGCCTTCACGCCCGATGCCGCCGTCAAGGATGAAGACGGCACTCACTTTGGCAAAAAAGCGATCGGCGCGTGGTGGCGGGCTGCAAAGGCCAAGTACCAACACGTGATCGAACCGCTCGAATCGACAGAAGACGGCCAGACCACCAGAGTTCTCATGAACGTGGCTGGGCAATTCCCCGGCAGTCCCGCCAGGATGGTCTTTGCGTTCCGGGTCGAGGGCAGCCGGATTGCCGGCCTGGAGATCAACCCATGA
- a CDS encoding LysR family transcriptional regulator: MREAELNDLDAVIAIARRGTFRAAALDLGMSTTALSNAIGKLEAGLGVRLFNRTTRSVSLTDAGRVFVEQVGPALQDVHGALEAVRSQQIIPSGTLRINAFATAARELLSPLVLEFLRRHPQVHVDVVTEGRLVDIVAEGFDLGVRAADLVPSDMIAVPLGRPQRYAVVGSPAYFAAHERPRLPPDLLVHPCIRVRLPNGALFRWQFEKDGQSAQIEVNGPITLDEASLARIAVLEGVGLGFFMEPDVRADMEAGRLVRVLDDWTPPRSGLCLYYSGRRNPSAAFRAFIGLARELVTTGGALGS, translated from the coding sequence ATGCGCGAGGCTGAACTGAACGATCTGGATGCGGTCATCGCCATTGCGCGACGGGGCACCTTTCGCGCAGCGGCGCTCGACCTGGGCATGTCGACGACAGCGCTCAGCAATGCGATCGGCAAACTCGAAGCGGGCCTTGGCGTTCGCCTGTTCAACCGGACGACACGGAGCGTCTCGCTCACCGATGCCGGGCGGGTGTTCGTCGAGCAGGTTGGTCCGGCATTGCAGGATGTCCACGGCGCCTTGGAAGCCGTGCGGTCGCAGCAGATCATTCCGTCGGGCACACTTCGCATCAATGCCTTCGCCACAGCGGCGCGCGAACTCCTCTCGCCTCTGGTGCTGGAGTTCCTGCGCCGTCATCCGCAGGTCCATGTCGACGTCGTCACCGAAGGGCGGCTGGTGGATATCGTCGCCGAGGGGTTCGACCTTGGTGTACGTGCGGCCGACCTTGTACCGAGCGACATGATCGCGGTTCCCCTGGGTCGGCCGCAGCGTTATGCGGTCGTCGGGTCGCCGGCATATTTCGCGGCGCATGAGCGGCCGCGCCTGCCGCCCGACCTGCTCGTTCACCCGTGCATTCGCGTCCGTTTGCCGAACGGAGCGCTATTCCGGTGGCAGTTCGAGAAGGACGGGCAGTCGGCACAGATCGAGGTCAATGGACCGATCACGCTGGACGAGGCCAGTCTGGCGCGAATCGCCGTCCTCGAAGGCGTAGGCCTAGGCTTCTTCATGGAACCGGACGTCCGGGCCGACATGGAGGCGGGGCGTCTCGTTCGCGTGCTCGATGACTGGACGCCGCCGCGTTCCGGGCTCTGCCTCTACTATTCCGGACGGCGAAACCCGTCGGCCGCCTTCAGGGCCTTCATCGGCCTTGCTCGCGAACTCGTTACGACAGGCGGCGCTCTAGGATCGTGA